The window AAGAAAGCCCTCACGTGAGGCAACCCATGAAAAGCGAGTCGATCCCCCCACCCAAGATCCAGCGTCCACGCACGCAtgctaaaaagaaagaaaaataagataatcTAACATCAGTTTTTTTgtctcaaatttttattttttattttttacattttttgtcTCCTTTGGAGGATATAAGCATTCCatgacatctaacactacaagaTTTATAGAATCAACGGGCCACATGTCTAGATCGGAGCATGGATTACAATGGAAACAAATGTTCAAGATGGATTTTTCTTTTAGTGGACCATATTTTATCATCTGCTGATTGGATTTAGACAAAATTTGGACTACATAGGTTTCTCGATGTGTTCTTTGAGATGGTCTGGTCGGATTTGACCATGCCTGACTAAATCCTGCCAAATGAGATGGTACTCATTCGATCTTTTCTTCAATAGATCCGATCCAATTAAGTACATTTGATAATTCGAAACGATCAGATAGTGAACAAACGTTCACACTTGTTGCATGACGAGATCAAAAGATGATATATCACAATTAACCCATATCTAAGCCCAATATCTCCATAGTCTTGATTGGTATTGTATACCTACTAAACATTTGAGCCAGTCATGTGATATCTGATACAGAATTCGCAAGTGTTTCTAGTTGCCCTTCAATCTCTCCTTACCTGTAATTTAATATTGAACTTCTTGAAATATTAAATATTAGAACTTATAAATTAAATGACATTTGCTTGTTGgaatgtaaaaaaaattaaaattaaaattttgtgaGATTAGGCATAGGTGCACCAAATTTAGTAACATAACATTTAGTAAATAGGGTTTCATACTCTACCAATAATAGAAATTGAGATAATAAGAACCGACATgataaattattaattttttcggACATTTCCCATTTATGTTTACAAAAAAAGTTTTTGCCCAAAAAAAGTAGTCTTCTGGCCTTTGTTTTTAGTTTACCAAACCACACCGAAGAAGGATCATCTCAACATTAAGATGCATCCTGCGTAATTAGTGAtggtgatgagtggggcccaccacctacTAACCTGCTTTGGTGCACAAAGACCCTTCACCGGGTTGCGGGACCCAGTTATCCTCGCCATCTTTCAGCGATCGAGCTGTGGCCAGCATTAAATGCACTATCCAGCGATTCATTTCCTGCtaatgataggattttaaaagaCAGCAGGCAGCGTCCCATCTACTAAGGAGCCTCATTTTCACCGTTGGATGGCACACGTGTAGTTGATCTTGGCCATTCCTTACGTTGAACACACTGTGGACATGCCACGTACGGAAAATCTGGGTATATAGTAAACACATCAAGTAAGCACACGTGTAACCGCTCATTTTTCTCATCTAAATATAATTTACCTGATTAACAGACGAATATCATTTTTCTCATATAAATATAATCTACCTGATATACAGACCAATATCATTTTCTAGTCAAGGCCATGTTCACAGCGTACAAGACCtgttgaatggtccagatcatagATATGCAAGCCATCCAACGGTGAGATAGGCCCTTCATGGTAGTTGTGAAGTGGCTCCTCCGCATTCTATCAAAACCTCACTAATGATAAAAGAATTAAAGAAAGGgaagttatttgatgctctggcagcgtGTGATGGTCGATACACAGGCATTCACGAATTGTACGGATGTAATCAAACTAAAGAGTCCACTTTTTACGATCTAGTTTAGGTAGGCCATCACCCCAAAATCAGATATGTTTGAAAATAGGCCATCACCCCTAAATCAGATATGTTTGAAAATAGGCCATCACCCCAAAATCAGATGTGTTTAAAAATCTGATCCTTGATTTGTGGACCTTTATTTTCTGACTAAAAACTATTGGCTATTTTCATCTCAACCCTCTACTAATTTCCACCAATCTAAAATGGTGCCCACAAGATGAACGGTTTGATTAAAGTTTCATCTATACCACGTGCAAAATTTCTcaatgcctgtgtatcatccatcagtcTCTACCAGAGTAAAAGAGTTTTTCTCTGAAAAAGACCTTCAAACAAACATATCGCGAGATATGATATGTAACAATGAAAATACCGTAATAAATGACAGCCCCAACAAGGAAACCCACTTCTCCAATTCAAAGCCATTTTCATACGGAGAATTTTATGATCTTCGACCCGAGGACAAGCTCACATCCTCGGGTTTAAGTTCGTCCAAGTGGGGATAATTGTTTAATGATCGAGACTGTTtgacctagtgggccccaccttggaagATGATAGACAACATTTTCTCGTTGAACGTGAACCCTTTTGCTTGATTTTGTTTTTGTAACCGTTCTCTACAGTCCGCCTATTGAATGGTTACGATCAAaccaacaatgagatttttcttagCCCAGCTCCATCCACTCTCAAATgcatcatatcaacggtcctgatcatcCAACCACGGGCTCCACTTGCACAAACCAATAGCCCTAGGAACTGTATATATGGCCTCAGCACAAGGGCTGAATAATGCCTCATTTCATATAAATCCACCTATAGAGATGAAGAAATGTCGCTcatttgattctctctctctctctctctctctctctctctctctctcttgcttttcCACCAATCCATGCCAACTTCATCTTCCTCAATTCACCTCTCCTCTCTATTCAACAGAAGACCCAAGAACAGTTCTAGCTCAGgtgttgaagaacaagaagagaaAACCCTAGAAAAGAGCTGTAGTCCCAGCAACATGAAACCCCAAGAAGAACCCAAGAAGGTTTCGAATGGTCCTTtggtgaagaaagagagaggggtcAGATACAAGGAGTGTAGGAAGAACCATGCAGCTAACATTGGTGGATATGCCGTTGATGGCTGTAGAGAGTTCATGGCTGCTGGGGAGGAAGGGACCAGTGCTGCACTCAAGTGTGCTGCTTGTAACTGCCACAGGAACTTCCACAAAAGGGAGGTGGAGATCGATGGCCTGTGCGATTGCTCGTCAAATTCAACAACCTGGAAATGATCCATGATGGGAAAAATCCATTTGGGTATGTATCGTCTGCCTTGTTCTATCTTATCTTGGGTTTCATTTGATTGTTgagttgatctctctctctctctgtccttaaatcaaaatggatggttggatattaAGGGTCCATCATAGATTACAAGTTCGCTGGAAATCGCCGTAACCGGACGATCATAGCCATCTGATTATGTTCCTTGAAATGGACGGTCAGACGAAATTTGGTCAAATAATCCATATTTAGGGCCTTAATCAGAAATCTATGATCATCTGATTAGAGAAATATTTGGAGGTGTATACAATCCATGGTAGATTCCAATATCGAATGGTGCACCATGATCGACGGTGGGCCGAGTTTCAAGCTGCACTTCATGGCGTACTAAGAAAACTGAAAccgagatggatggatggatggttgatttTTAAGCAATTGAATAATTTAAGGAGGATTTGATTTGGGTTTTCTTGTTTCTACAGGGTTTTGGAGATGATTGAAATGAAACCAAGGGTTGCTTGATACTCTTTCAGGAGTAGGATAAAAGGGTTGGGAAATGTTTCTCTTTGTAACAAGATTACTTTGATTTGGAATTAACAAAAGGTAAGATGTTCTTGTAGGAAGTTGGTCTCAGTATATAGAATCTGTGGATGAGATTTTCCTTGCCTCAGTTATGAATGAATTGTGCATGATCTTATCTTGTTTGGCATGAAATCTTTGGATGGAAATGGCACACTTGGATTTTCGTGTTTTGTTTATTGAGTTTGAGAGTTGGTGAAAGGTTTGAGGATGGGTGAGACATCGGTGCTAGTGGAATGGGAGATCCAGGGGTAGGGTTTCCATTATAAAAGGGAAAAGATTGTTAGCACACCTAGTGTCACGTGCACCGTCCAACGGTAGTGGGAGGGAATCCCAACACCATATTGAAATAGGATTTGAAAATCCCCATCTTGAACACATTTATTCAAATTCCTATAATTTGTATAGGATGAAACAGTGGTGTTGGTGGAATGGGAAATCAATAGAAAGGGTTTCTATAATAAACAGGAAAGATTGTGTGCACACAAGAAGCGTGCTCACCATTCACCACCGTGGGCGGGAATCCCTGCACTGAATAAAAGTGGGCTTTGAAAATCATCATCCAAAGCCATTCGAATGCCTGTTGGATCGATTGCTATGCGCCGACTCTCATCGTGCACCAAGCACAACAACTTCTTTTAGTTACATAGCATTAGAAGGTAATGAAAATGGCATATCTAGAAGAcacccaaaaaaacaaaaaaaaaaacagaatttcTGTGGGTGAGATATGATCTTGCCTTAGAAGACATATAGGTGCAAGTTACATCATATAATATGGTACTTGGACTGGTAAGGTAAAACCCCTCCAATTCTTTGGAATTTGATATTAAATGCAAGCTCTACATTTATACATTTATGGGGTGTATTCTATTTAGGTACTGTTCTACTCCTTTAAGATTAGAAGGCAAGACTGTTACTATCGTCTTTCTTTCCCATAGTAGTTGAATTGCGAATCACTGCATCATTCCATTATTTTCTGCTCCATGTTCTGTGTCAAACAAAACTTTGTTCACTACATTTTTGAATATCCAATGTTAAGTAAGATTAGAATGTTTGAATGGCTATGAAAGAGTGTATTACAATAGCCCAAATTAACCTATGCATGTGATGATGAGATGATTTATGATTTGTTGATCAACCTCAACCATTCAATCTTAAATTATGGCTAAGGATATGTATCTAAAAGATATTTTGTGAGAGGTGTTGTGAATATTTAGGATTGATATCAATGAGAATTTTGTATACCATCCTTTTATGGTGGGCATGCATGCAATCTCTTTTAATAACAAAATCCATGAGCCATCGATTTACACCAATCTCTTGTATATGTTCCCTCTTAGAGGCCATCTGGAtcggagtaaatggaggtaagtgGAGGGAATTAAGAGTAAATAGAGATAAATGGcatttgtgtatgtgtgtgtttgATCATTTTCATTATTCATTTTGTGGTTTTTCCTTTGCATAGACTAACAACACATGATTCTTTGGAGGAGAGAATTGTTTTGTCACAATCCTTTCATTCTTAATAGTTTTCTTTAATTGATAAAGGTTAAAGTCATGTTTTTTATTCTTGTCATGGCATTTGAGTAATTTACTTGAAATATGGGCAGCAATGGGCATGACTAGGGCTTGTCGGCCctacaaggaaaataaatataaatgattagatgtttgacatggtatgatttttttaattatccATCATTCATGATAAGTTGTTTCATGTATAAACAGTTTAGATGATTGAAACATGACCTGTATCCAATGAATGTCTTTAAATGTATGCCGAATGAGAACTGCTAATAGAtatatttaaatttattattCTTTGTTTATAAAGTAGCCACTTGATGATTGAATTGCCATTCATAGTTGGCTCAGGCATGGGACTAGATTTCAACTATAAGCTTAGTCCTTGGGCCAAGTTTAAGGGCTCAAGCCCTAGCCCTATGGGGTTGGATGACCTGAGCCGGGGCAACCTGGTCCCTTTCATCCCCTAGTTCAAAAATGCCACCATATTGATTTTTGTTGAAAGGTATTCGAAGAGGTTTGTTAATTCCACGTGTGTTGAGTGCTTCCCATCAGCACAGACGCACGATTTTAAGATCTGAGCTTCCCATCCATTCGGGAATATTCTTAGAACTTCAGCTCAAAAGTCCAGCCGTTTCACCCCTTGTGTTTGGATCATAATCTACAGTGTAAACTGACAGTTAAAATAACTtttttctagccgtccatttgttgtgTATGTTGTTGCCCACCCAATGCATGAAATTGGCAGATTTTTAGGCCAGGAGATCAGTGATGTAGACCACCTGACAGAAAGATCTGATCTTGCATGCATGTCCTATATTGGCTCGGGTTCCTTAGTGGGTTAGTTATTTATCATTTGGCTATATAATATTTTCCCAATGGGATCAACAATTACACATATCTATCATGTGATTTCCTAGTTGGTGATATTAATTTCCTTAGCCACACAATGATAATCCGGTTACTACAAGTAAGTTCGCATCAGGGGGGAAACATAGCCGTTGAGTTTGCAGCGTATGAATATCCAGGGTGTCATACCTGGTTGTCTAACTTTGTACACCTtactagtaaaaaaaaaaaaaaaagatgctctCCAATGATGAGAACTAGGCAGATACGGGGCCCGCGTtgtgtatgtatcatatccaatcCGTCGGATGACCCCTCAGGTTAACTCCATGGCTTGAAAattagctcaatccaaaactctgTTGGGACACAGCACAAGGAGCAAGGTGGGAGTGATACCCATCCTTAATTCTCACAAGGGCCCATCTGAGTTTCAGAATAGCCTGATTCTTGTCCTGATCGTTCATCCAAGGCAGATGAAGggtctggatggcctggattctgTACAAACAACATGATGGACGCTCCATGCAAATTGAGGGTAAGTGTCTCTTCTCAACTTGTTCCTTATGCTGTGATGCACCTGAGTTTCTGGGCTGATTGTTGGCACCTGGGAGCAACCTAAGGCCTAGGTATCTGATCTGAATAATAGGTTCAggtgtacatggaccccacttctctCTGGTACCGTAGCTTGTGGTGCTAGTAATACCACTTGGGCACACCCCATAAGCTTGTATAAAACTGGGACTCTTGATTTGAATTCTCATGTATATAAGATTAGGTTACTCTTAAAAGATTACAATGAACAATGTTTTAAAAGAGTTTCTTAATCTCACGTTTTCGAGagtattattttttataatttctaaaatttaatagAAGAGATTTACATAATGAAGAGAAGATGTTCTTGCTAGATTTTTGGCAATCTCTTAGTTGTGTTATACATTTATATCATAATAAGAGATTCTCTTGAGCTGAAAGGGATATGGATGATCCTTCTTTATGTGGGAGTCTATCAACTCAAACTATCTAAATCCAAAGTATATTTATAAAAGGATTGTGTTCTTCTTTTCATATTAGGAAGGGAAGTAACATATATTAGAGCGATCCACTGGCCACAAGCAATCATGACATGCCACTTCATACAATCAGCCAATCGCCTTGCAAACAATCTTTCGATTCCCCCATTAAGGAAATATTTAACTTTTTCTCTTGAAGATTTCTTCAACAATAATGGATGCGGCCCGTAAATCACGGGGCCTTTCAAATCAGTCCTTATCATGCAGCTTTGATTATAATAATGCATAACATATACAATGTGAAGAAGAACAAAGTGATGAAACTGAGCTCCATATCGCTGCTGCCGTAATATTAGAAAATCTAACTTCATTGACTTAGCTACGGCTGTAACTTGTGTAGCGCGATAGTTAGTCCTTACCAAACATGCGACTTAAGT of the Magnolia sinica isolate HGM2019 chromosome 7, MsV1, whole genome shotgun sequence genome contains:
- the LOC131250560 gene encoding mini zinc finger protein 2-like, producing the protein MPTSSSSIHLSSLFNRRPKNSSSSGVEEQEEKTLEKSCSPSNMKPQEEPKKVSNGPLVKKERGVRYKECRKNHAANIGGYAVDGCREFMAAGEEGTSAALKCAACNCHRNFHKREVEIDGLCDCSSNSTTWK